A genomic stretch from Myxocyprinus asiaticus isolate MX2 ecotype Aquarium Trade chromosome 24, UBuf_Myxa_2, whole genome shotgun sequence includes:
- the sema3h gene encoding sema domain, immunoglobulin domain (Ig), short basic domain, secreted, (semaphorin) 3H isoform X2, translated as MANGVCQSCKVCSTVMRRMLSLFCLLSLVTRLTEAWRPSQPRLQFQNSELVRSGRLLSLSLPAGDLNSLLPDEDGRRLYIGMKNHLLSTSLDDITQTPHKIYWPANPDHIQDCLMAGKDLQMDCANFLRVLERFNQTHLYACGTGAFNPRCAFIPISLFHRAEKQSLRYEDTESGKGKCPYNPHQRTATSIVDGELYAGISTDFLSHDTAFFRSLGERHVIRTEQYDSTWLQGADFVHVAAMSESDNEEDDKVYVFFTERAQEAEGAAGKVLYSRVARVCKNDIGGQRSLVNKWSTFQKARIVCSVPGPDGIQTHFDKLQDVFIQRVKDKKNPLIYGLFTTTSNVLNGSAVCVYRMQDIIHAFKGNFLHSEGQQYKWTEYTGRVPYPRPGTCPSSTYGGFQSTREYPDDVIFFSRTHPLMQEVVHPLGRQPLLIRVGVPYMLTRLLVDRVEAVDGQYDVLFIGTDTGLVLKAIHLPKANGQNQEVTLEQLQVFKHKSPITAMTLSKKKWLFAGSVEGVVQLGLFHCDLYGQACAECCLARDPYCTWDGHSCSPYMPTARRRNIRQVNDDGNPLNQCVRQGAGLQVEAVEKILVVAVGNSTYLECLPKSHHATVTWYKDIGENSLEQHKVVSGDQLVIIDRGILIPRAQLNHGGVYHCQLEEHRFRWTAVTIHLIVWSPALHPTHGSTQPWYQDVMALINHGKLERHCKEHSQRQNNKESGNHKHNKQDRKRGDRSKHRGGGERGGEKEKGRGRKNRSRMQSSAQRVPRSA; from the exons ATGGCAAACGGTGTGTGCCAGAGTTGCAAAGTGTGTTCGACAGTCATGAGGAGGATGCTGTCCCTCTTCTGCTTGCTTTCACTGGTGACACGTTTAACAGAAGCATGGAGACCATCACAGCCACGACTGCAATTTCAAAACTCAG AGCTGGTGCGTAGTGGCAGgctcctgtctctctctttgcCTGCTGGTGATCTGAACTCTCTGCTGCCAGATGAAGATGGTCGTCGCCTTTACATTGGTATGAAGAACCATCTGCTCTCCACCAGTCTGGATGACATTACTCAAACACCCCACAAG ATATATTGGCCTGCAAATCCAGATCACATCCAGGACTGTTTAATGGCTGGGAAAGACCTGCAG ATGGATTGTGCTAACTTCTTGCGGGTGTTGGAGCGGTTTAACCAAACACACCTGTATGCGTGTGGGACTGGAGCATTTAACCCTCGCTGTGCCTTCATCCCCATCAGCCTCTTTCATAGG GCTGAAAAACAATCCCTGAGGTATGAAGACACTGAATCAGGAAAGGGAAAATGTCCTTATAACCCTCACCAGAGAACGGCTACTTCCATCGTAG ATGGGGAGCTATATGCTGGGATCTCAACTGACTTTCTAAGTCATGATACAGCATTCTTTCGTAGTCTGGGAGAGCGACATGTAATTCGCACTGAACAGTATGACTCTACCTGGCTGCAAG GCGCTGATTTTGTGCATGTCGCAGCGATGTCAGAGAGTGATAATGAGGAGGACGATAAGGTGTACGTGTTCTTCACTGAGCGTGCTCAGGAGGCAGAAGGGGCAGCTGGGAAGGTCCTCTATTCTAGAGTAGCCCGCGTCTGTAAG aATGATATTGGTGGTCAGCGTAGTTTGGTAAATAAATGGAGCACTTTTCAGAAAGCTCGTATTGTTTGCTCTGTACCAGGACCTGACGGAATTCAGACACACTTCGATAAACTGC AGGATGTTTTCATTCAGCGTGTAAAGGACAAAAAGAACCCCCTCATCTATGGGCTCTTCACCACTACGAG CAATGTCCTGAATggatctgctgtgtgtgtgtaccGGATGCAGGACATTATTCATGCTTTTAAAGGAAACTTCCTTCACAGTGAGGGACAACAGTACAAGTGGACAGAGTATACAGGCAGAGTGCCCTATCCAAGACCTGGCACA TGTCCCAGCAGCACTTATGGAGGTTTCCAATCCACAAGAGAATATCCTGATGATGTCATCTTCTTTAGCCGTACACATCCTTTAATGCAGGAGGTGGTACATCCTCTTGGGCGCCAACCGTTGCTCATCAGAGTGGGAGTGCCTTATATGCTGACCCGCCTCCTTGTGGACAGAGTGGAGGCGGTAGACGGACAATATGATGTGTTGTTCATTGGCACAg ACACTGGCCTGGTGCTGAAAGCAATTCACCTCCCTAAAGCCAACGGACAGAATCAGGAGGTTACTCTCGAACAGCTTCAGGTGTTTAAG CACAAGTCACCGATCACTGCTATGACGCTTTCCAAGAAAAAG TGGTTATTTGCTGGATCTGTAGAAGGTGTGGTTCAGTTGGGTCTGTTCCACTGTGATCTGTATGGCCAGGCCTGCGCTGAGTGCTGTCTCGCTAGAGACCCATACTGCACTTGGGATGGGCACTCTTGCAGCCCATATATGCCAACTGCACGCAG GAGAAACATTCGTCAGGTTAATGATGATGGCAACCCGCTGAACCAGTGTGTCAGACAGGGAG cTGGTCTTCAAGTGGAGGCAGTGGAGAAGATACTGGTTGTTGCTGTGGGTAACAGCACCTATCTGGAGTGTCTACCCAAATCTCACCATGCCACCGTCACCTGGTATAAAGACATAGGAGAAAACAGCCTGGAACAACATAAG GTCGTATCTGGAGACCAGCTGGTTATAATCGACAGGGGCATCCTAATTCCCAGGGCGCAGCTCAATCATGGAGGCGTTTATCACTGTCAGCTAGAAGAGCATAGGTTCCGCTGGACAGCCGTTACTATTCACTTAATTGTGTGGAGCCCCGCCCTGCACCCCACCCATGGCTCCACCCAGCCATGGTATCAGGATGTGATGGCACTGATTAACCATGGCAAACTGGAGCGACACTGCAAAGAACACAGCCAACGTCAGAACAACAAGGAATCAGGGAACCACAAGCATAACaaacaagacagaaagagaggaGACCGAAGCAAAcacagaggaggaggagagagagggggagagaaggAGAAAGGGAGGGGGCGAAAGAACCGAAGCAGAATGCAGAGCTCAGCACAGAGGGTGCCGAGGAGTGCATAG
- the sema3h gene encoding sema domain, immunoglobulin domain (Ig), short basic domain, secreted, (semaphorin) 3H isoform X1 has translation MANGVCQSCKVCSTVMRRMLSLFCLLSLVTRLTEAWRPSQPRLQFQNSELVRSGRLLSLSLPAGDLNSLLPDEDGRRLYIGMKNHLLSTSLDDITQTPHKIYWPANPDHIQDCLMAGKDLQMDCANFLRVLERFNQTHLYACGTGAFNPRCAFIPISLFHRAEKQSLRYEDTESGKGKCPYNPHQRTATSIVDGELYAGISTDFLSHDTAFFRSLGERHVIRTEQYDSTWLQGADFVHVAAMSESDNEEDDKVYVFFTERAQEAEGAAGKVLYSRVARVCKNDIGGQRSLVNKWSTFQKARIVCSVPGPDGIQTHFDKLQDVFIQRVKDKKNPLIYGLFTTTSNVLNGSAVCVYRMQDIIHAFKGNFLHSEGQQYKWTEYTGRVPYPRPGTCPSSTYGGFQSTREYPDDVIFFSRTHPLMQEVVHPLGRQPLLIRVGVPYMLTRLLVDRVEAVDGQYDVLFIGTDTGLVLKAIHLPKANGQNQEVTLEQLQVFKHKSPITAMTLSKKKQWLFAGSVEGVVQLGLFHCDLYGQACAECCLARDPYCTWDGHSCSPYMPTARRRNIRQVNDDGNPLNQCVRQGAGLQVEAVEKILVVAVGNSTYLECLPKSHHATVTWYKDIGENSLEQHKVVSGDQLVIIDRGILIPRAQLNHGGVYHCQLEEHRFRWTAVTIHLIVWSPALHPTHGSTQPWYQDVMALINHGKLERHCKEHSQRQNNKESGNHKHNKQDRKRGDRSKHRGGGERGGEKEKGRGRKNRSRMQSSAQRVPRSA, from the exons ATGGCAAACGGTGTGTGCCAGAGTTGCAAAGTGTGTTCGACAGTCATGAGGAGGATGCTGTCCCTCTTCTGCTTGCTTTCACTGGTGACACGTTTAACAGAAGCATGGAGACCATCACAGCCACGACTGCAATTTCAAAACTCAG AGCTGGTGCGTAGTGGCAGgctcctgtctctctctttgcCTGCTGGTGATCTGAACTCTCTGCTGCCAGATGAAGATGGTCGTCGCCTTTACATTGGTATGAAGAACCATCTGCTCTCCACCAGTCTGGATGACATTACTCAAACACCCCACAAG ATATATTGGCCTGCAAATCCAGATCACATCCAGGACTGTTTAATGGCTGGGAAAGACCTGCAG ATGGATTGTGCTAACTTCTTGCGGGTGTTGGAGCGGTTTAACCAAACACACCTGTATGCGTGTGGGACTGGAGCATTTAACCCTCGCTGTGCCTTCATCCCCATCAGCCTCTTTCATAGG GCTGAAAAACAATCCCTGAGGTATGAAGACACTGAATCAGGAAAGGGAAAATGTCCTTATAACCCTCACCAGAGAACGGCTACTTCCATCGTAG ATGGGGAGCTATATGCTGGGATCTCAACTGACTTTCTAAGTCATGATACAGCATTCTTTCGTAGTCTGGGAGAGCGACATGTAATTCGCACTGAACAGTATGACTCTACCTGGCTGCAAG GCGCTGATTTTGTGCATGTCGCAGCGATGTCAGAGAGTGATAATGAGGAGGACGATAAGGTGTACGTGTTCTTCACTGAGCGTGCTCAGGAGGCAGAAGGGGCAGCTGGGAAGGTCCTCTATTCTAGAGTAGCCCGCGTCTGTAAG aATGATATTGGTGGTCAGCGTAGTTTGGTAAATAAATGGAGCACTTTTCAGAAAGCTCGTATTGTTTGCTCTGTACCAGGACCTGACGGAATTCAGACACACTTCGATAAACTGC AGGATGTTTTCATTCAGCGTGTAAAGGACAAAAAGAACCCCCTCATCTATGGGCTCTTCACCACTACGAG CAATGTCCTGAATggatctgctgtgtgtgtgtaccGGATGCAGGACATTATTCATGCTTTTAAAGGAAACTTCCTTCACAGTGAGGGACAACAGTACAAGTGGACAGAGTATACAGGCAGAGTGCCCTATCCAAGACCTGGCACA TGTCCCAGCAGCACTTATGGAGGTTTCCAATCCACAAGAGAATATCCTGATGATGTCATCTTCTTTAGCCGTACACATCCTTTAATGCAGGAGGTGGTACATCCTCTTGGGCGCCAACCGTTGCTCATCAGAGTGGGAGTGCCTTATATGCTGACCCGCCTCCTTGTGGACAGAGTGGAGGCGGTAGACGGACAATATGATGTGTTGTTCATTGGCACAg ACACTGGCCTGGTGCTGAAAGCAATTCACCTCCCTAAAGCCAACGGACAGAATCAGGAGGTTACTCTCGAACAGCTTCAGGTGTTTAAG CACAAGTCACCGATCACTGCTATGACGCTTTCCAAGAAAAAG CAGTGGTTATTTGCTGGATCTGTAGAAGGTGTGGTTCAGTTGGGTCTGTTCCACTGTGATCTGTATGGCCAGGCCTGCGCTGAGTGCTGTCTCGCTAGAGACCCATACTGCACTTGGGATGGGCACTCTTGCAGCCCATATATGCCAACTGCACGCAG GAGAAACATTCGTCAGGTTAATGATGATGGCAACCCGCTGAACCAGTGTGTCAGACAGGGAG cTGGTCTTCAAGTGGAGGCAGTGGAGAAGATACTGGTTGTTGCTGTGGGTAACAGCACCTATCTGGAGTGTCTACCCAAATCTCACCATGCCACCGTCACCTGGTATAAAGACATAGGAGAAAACAGCCTGGAACAACATAAG GTCGTATCTGGAGACCAGCTGGTTATAATCGACAGGGGCATCCTAATTCCCAGGGCGCAGCTCAATCATGGAGGCGTTTATCACTGTCAGCTAGAAGAGCATAGGTTCCGCTGGACAGCCGTTACTATTCACTTAATTGTGTGGAGCCCCGCCCTGCACCCCACCCATGGCTCCACCCAGCCATGGTATCAGGATGTGATGGCACTGATTAACCATGGCAAACTGGAGCGACACTGCAAAGAACACAGCCAACGTCAGAACAACAAGGAATCAGGGAACCACAAGCATAACaaacaagacagaaagagaggaGACCGAAGCAAAcacagaggaggaggagagagagggggagagaaggAGAAAGGGAGGGGGCGAAAGAACCGAAGCAGAATGCAGAGCTCAGCACAGAGGGTGCCGAGGAGTGCATAG